A portion of the Candidatus Poribacteria bacterium genome contains these proteins:
- a CDS encoding VOC family protein, whose product MKIRVTSIFVQDPESALKFYTEKLGFVKKRDIPLENGDRWLTVVSKEEQDGTELLLEPLSGNHFGPAKTYQKALFDAGLPYTQFSVENVQEEYERLINLGVEFSVEPTDIGITIFAIFNDTCGNNIQIVEIE is encoded by the coding sequence ATCAAAATTAGGGTAACCAGCATTTTTGTTCAAGATCCGGAAAGTGCGTTAAAATTTTATACTGAAAAATTGGGATTTGTTAAGAAAAGGGACATTCCCTTAGAAAATGGTGACAGATGGCTTACAGTCGTATCAAAAGAAGAACAAGACGGGACTGAACTTTTGTTGGAACCATTATCTGGTAATCATTTTGGACCCGCCAAAACGTATCAAAAAGCTTTATTTGATGCAGGACTTCCCTATACCCAATTCAGTGTGGAAAACGTTCAAGAAGAATATGAGCGATTAATCAACCTTGGTGTCGAATTCAGTGTGGAACCTACTGATATAGGAATAACAATTTTTGCTATTTTCAATGATACTTGCGGAAACAATATTCAGATCGTAGAAATTGAGTGA
- a CDS encoding RNA-guided endonuclease TnpB family protein gives MIKTHKIALRPNSDQIAWFYQQCGYAKFAYNSALSDFKVDTKLSMYDLNKRFNEKKKAFDWTKAQDQRAAMYAVHNLGRAIENWKAKRAKFPKFKKRGCKHSYTTDEQAVRMEGKRIKLPKIGWIRTFEQLRFVGNQIVSVTISRTAHRWFASVSVEVGTPLKVDMSTHPTIGIDVGINTLATLDDGTKYQNPKALKRYERKLKREQRKLSRKVFLSENWYKQKRIVERIHYRIACIRKDAHHKATTEIVKRASRISIETLQVTNLLKNRKLAKALSDAALGGFLEKLKTKAESLSIPIVQADRFFASSKTCSHCGHKKDDLTLSDREYQCSHCGTSIDRDVNAAINLKHVAVGYTET, from the coding sequence ATGATAAAGACCCATAAAATAGCCTTACGCCCGAACAGCGATCAGATTGCGTGGTTTTACCAGCAATGCGGTTATGCGAAGTTTGCCTACAATTCTGCATTATCTGATTTTAAGGTTGATACCAAGTTGTCTATGTATGACCTAAATAAACGTTTTAATGAGAAAAAGAAAGCGTTTGACTGGACGAAGGCACAAGATCAGCGTGCTGCGATGTACGCCGTTCACAACCTCGGTCGTGCAATAGAGAATTGGAAGGCAAAGCGTGCGAAGTTTCCCAAGTTCAAAAAGCGAGGGTGCAAGCATTCCTACACAACAGATGAGCAAGCCGTCCGCATGGAAGGGAAGCGTATCAAGTTGCCGAAAATCGGTTGGATCCGCACTTTTGAGCAGTTGCGCTTTGTCGGAAACCAGATCGTATCTGTCACTATATCAAGAACAGCACACCGTTGGTTTGCCTCTGTATCTGTAGAAGTTGGAACACCTTTAAAGGTTGATATGTCAACCCACCCAACAATCGGAATAGACGTAGGTATCAACACATTGGCAACCCTTGATGATGGCACGAAATACCAGAACCCGAAAGCACTCAAACGTTACGAGCGAAAACTCAAAAGAGAGCAACGCAAGTTAAGCCGAAAGGTGTTTTTGTCTGAAAACTGGTATAAGCAGAAACGGATTGTGGAGCGTATCCATTATCGTATCGCTTGTATCCGCAAGGACGCACACCACAAGGCAACGACAGAGATTGTTAAGCGTGCCAGTCGTATCAGTATAGAAACGCTGCAGGTTACCAATTTACTCAAGAACCGGAAACTTGCCAAAGCCTTATCAGACGCTGCACTTGGCGGTTTCCTTGAGAAACTAAAAACCAAAGCCGAAAGTCTTAGCATTCCGATTGTCCAAGCGGATAGGTTTTTCGCAAGTTCCAAGACGTGCAGTCACTGCGGGCATAAGAAAGATGACTTAACGCTTTCGGACAGAGAATATCAGTGTAGCCATTGCGGAACGTCCATAGATAGAGATGTCAACGCAGCAATAAATCTAAAACACGTCGCGGTGGGATACACCGAGACATAA